atattatagaatttgcatatatacatattaataaatattatttgtatatacattgtattacacaatcatTAAGAAAATGCGTctaattagagtttaaaatcacatatacaaaatttaaaatttatatatttttgaatttctaagtataattttttcttagttattattcatatcgttagaattataatatatatgaaatacgattatgaataattcaatttaattatgtaaatttttctatataaatttatataaatatgtacatgattagagattatattaatcatacaaaatttggTATGATAATAGAtatttgaccaaatatatgaaaatttaactatattattatattgtacattttaatatatttatattttaattttttttatttaaattcataataataaaaaaatttccgtgcaccgcacgggtaaaacactagtttttTTATGAAAAGGGAGGGGGAGATCGAGAGGCATACTCCTATGATCCATGAGACTAATCTGGTCCTTTCATAGGGTCATAAACAAGGAGGCAGGCTAGATGAGCTCCCAATCAACTTCAAACCATGGACATAATTAGCCTGCAAGgaaaaatatgttatattttcaCTCATTTAACGTCATCGTTAACAACTTAATGATTGTTTCTTTCTCTTGTAGATCATTTAATTATTTCCTTCTCATCCACCCAACATCTTCACCGCACCCGCCGCGTCCAGGTCGGGAAACGCCTTCACCTATTAAGTTCTGGCAGCTGGTCGTAAGGCTCGCCAAGATGGATCAAGCCAAGGTTAAAGTACCTATGAGGTTCCAgtaccaaaaatatttattgataCTCCTTGGAGTCAGAAGTGCAGGAGATCTATTGGTGTAAGAgataataatcataatactaGATCCAGTGAAGAAACTTTGTCACTTTTGAAATATCTTGAATAATTATATCCTGGATGTTCGACCAGATGGCGAAAAAACCCTAGTAAATTTATAGGTCtatcaaacaaacataatattaAGGATGCAGAACAACCAGATCTACATATCTTTGGGAAATGACAACAATCTAGTTGATTTAGAAATTGTCATGAATTTTATAAATCTAGgagaaaattattataaaaatattacagttttcgacaacacaattgcctATATAATTGCTCAATTTATGATCTGGATCAAGAGCTAGGCACTAGAAGTGTCATggctatttaacatataaaGAAGCAACTAAGGCATTAGCTCAACTCgctaaaataaattctttttatatCACGTACACAATTGAATGTTTACCATGATGATTACAAACGGGTGTTTTTACATAAGAGGAATAAGGATAATAAGGTGGTGTGATAAAGCGAGTTTTGTATCCAAGAGTTCAAGCAAAGACCCATAATTGATTTGAGTAAAATATATTCTCCCACAATAGATGTCATTAAGTTTCGCTACTTAATTTCATTGGcaataaataacaaatttagatatgcagtaaatatttatttcaaaaagtccctgaatgatttaattttctcaaaatgAGAAAAATCACAATGTGTATGGTGTTAAATTATGAAGGTCTTATGTGTCTTTGAATAGTTTGACTGAGTGTTTTTCTCCTGAAGAAGAgatatgcaaataatatgtgCCATTATGTGTTCATTAAGGAATTGCTAATGGAGTTATTTATTTGCTATCTTAGTCTATGCATAACTATTATTGAATCACATATAGAGCTTGACAACATTAGCTCATGCCGAAAGACGGAacttttgaaatgaaagacttggaaAACCAAATATCGTTTCAACTTGCCGATCAAGTATTTTCCTTGAAGGAGTTTTATATACTAGCTTACTTGAAAAACATCTAGAAGATCTTTTATACGaataagtattatgtttttatcACACTAATGGTTGCCTATTAATCTCTTGAAGTATATAAGAAATTGTTTAGACTCGAAGAGGATAACTTAAAACCAAAAGtccattactttttttttttgaatgcgccttcataaactactttctcaacctactgaagaaCAAAGAGACAGcaacgcctccactgaggcttgaacccaccacctcccgtatacagggaagggtttgatgccactggaccacaaggccCTTGGCAAGTCCATTACTTGATTGTTGGTGGAGCACTATATTATGACCAAAAGTTCCATAATCGTATCATGCATGATATTATATTTACAATGAAATTGCTAGCAACATTTAGCGCTCCTTctacaatgaaatattgaaatagTGTTTAGCACATCCCCCGGTATCTTCGAGTGACAAAGAGTTTGACATTTATGCGAGAAACCAAGATACGATTTGTGTTGCAAAAACTATGCTTAGGGTACCATCGAGTGAAGGTGTTTCCCTCTAAAATTGCTATTGCACTAGTTAATCCAACATTTCTATCACAAGTCATAGttatgcattcttgaaatatttacttttatgaaaaatttgataatcttgCATTTGTAAACGCTAGGGTACcgaatgatactttgataaattttgaaacattaatttaaaaatacacattagGCATCAAACTGTTCGCGCAAAGCACGTGTAGTAACTAGTAACAATATATGAGTGTGGTAAAGTGGTAGTTAGTACATTGTTTATGCaagattaattttaaatatttataaaatactatatatatgagtatttatttatttatttataaaagctAGCAGtatactatgtatatatgtaatacactatatatataattaaataagggATGCCACCACTCTTTATTTTTACATGTATATGTGTAATGTATGCAGTATACTGCTAtgctttttatatatatagatttaaatgattgttagttgattgggttagctgtttgggttagaaggtatgattagttgataatattagctgattgtaaaaaattgtttgatagattagcggttagctgatagctgtttggtataatttcttttcttataaagctaattgaaaatgctgctttgagtagccttttgagttttagtattttggagttacaaaaaaacttattaaccaaacaattaatagtggtcaaataagccaaaattggctgataggctgattatttaccaaacagggccttagtattttaaattttgcaagtagaatttatattttaaaaatctgttattattaaaatttacatttatttagcATTTTGACTAGGAGTTGACGTGGGATGGGGAACCCCCGTCCCCGCCTAATCCCCCGTGGGGACAGGAATGAGGAATATTTTCAATTTCTCGTCGGGGATGGAGTCGCGTGGactccccgcccccgccccgcccTGTTGCCATCtctagtttcatttgataatataaaaacaaatgtgagacagtATCATCTGAAAtaaactatagtttcatttacaAAACTCCATTAAGATGTGACGGCAGccatttctttacttaaagaaactgTGCCTTTTTTTTAGACCATGGACCATGATATAAGTGTTCAATATACTATATGTGGGCTCTTGGGCCTTTAGTTATATatggaataaaaaattaataaaaactacGGTGGGATATACTTAAAAATTCCAAATTCAGTAAGCCCAGAATTGCTGGCCTGGATTCAAATTCGAACctcattttaccaaaccagcACTCCGTACAACCTTTGCAGCTCTGCATTCAAATCGAATGAAACGGAAACCCATATCAAAATTTGCTGGCTAATGGCGATGATCTCTCCGTCTCGTCACCAACAACCATGTAAGTCAAGAAATCTTCTCATAGATCCGTATACTGTCAGATAACCATCttttcttcccttttttctatttttatttttatttttggagatTTTCCCCCCATTTAAATATGAGAGCTTTAGCATGTAATTTCTGCATTTGATACATCCGATTGTGTTAAAATTTCCgttatttgatacccattctctcttttgtttcattttcttagTATTTCCCACATACCATTTGAGCTTGTTcatcttttcccttttttatttgaatatttttcttaaacttTCCTCCGCATGCTTTTGCCGTTAATCTGTTATTTTGTAACTCTCATCAGGAAATTCTATAAGAATTCAAGTATCCGACATTTCATTTGCAATTtcttggatttttatttttatttttatttttttaaagtattattatgattttgatgCTTCTCAGGTTAATTTCATGGCCATTTCTTTATGTAGATcccttttgattaaaaaaaagtaaaaaagtttcAAAATTCGTGCTGTTATTTCATATGTTTATGCATATAATGCTATATGAACCTTCAAGATAGTGGAGAAGGCAAAAAGTTTAGGCTTTTTGTGGTTGCTGCTTATGATAACTTTGTTTATTAGCATAAAGTAGTCATTAGCCATTAGCCATTCTATACAAGTTTGGGTTTAGTGCCAAAGTAAAACTAGGAACACAGGAAGAAacattcttgtttctttagtttGAGTGAATAGATAGTGTGTTTTTAATCtgagtttgaaatttgaagttTTGGTAACTATGTTGCAGATAGTGAGATATCGTAGCGCAAGGAGCAGGGCGTGTGATGTTTTGTTGCTTCAAATGGCGTGCTTGTGTTGCGTAGTAACATTACCGAAGGGCTGTTTGAGATGAGATGATATGGATTCTAAAAGAGGCGATAGAGACGTTGATTTGGAGAGTGGGGGATTGGTTCGGGAGAGTAATGAAAGTGAAATTCAAGAGGCGAGCGGTGATCATTCTGGCAGATTGTTGCACAGATCTTGGAGTGGAGGATTGTTGGGAGAGCAGATAAAGAATGAATCTGTTTCACATCAAGAAGGTTTGCATTCGAATGGGAAGGCTACGACTGCAGATGACATTTCGGTTAAGGATAATTCAGAAATAACCGAGGTTCAGTCTACTAAATTGAAGGACAATAAGGGAAATCCCCGAGGGAAGAAATCAAGTAAAGAGAAGTTAAAGAAGCCAAAGCCTTCAAAACCGCCTAGACCTCCCAAAGGTCCCTCATTGGATCCTGCTGACATCAAACTCGTTAAGGAAATCTCGGAGATGACAGTACGGAAGCATAAAAGGATGGAGCGCCTTAGGTCattgaagaaaataaaggaCAGGTCGTCATCAAAAACTAACATCGTAGCAATGGGGATCACGATTCTGTTCTTCttcataattatatttcacGGTACAAATGCCCTCGAGACCTTGAACCTTTTAGTATCTCTCTAGTATAACACTCACTCACATTTGCTTACCGAAATTAGTACTATGGATATTTTGTACCCCCATTCTAGCCTAGCTATGTGCCTACAGCCTACCTGGTTTAACTTCAACTGATAGTAGTATCGTTTAGTGTTGCCTTTCGTCGTAACTATGAATcaatgatttttgttttgtttatttgttttttagttaaaaattgTTGATTGGAGTAAGAATGGCCTGCCCTAACAGCAGGGATATGTTTTTCAGATACTTTGCCCATCTGAATATCCATTCTCGTACGCATTGGACCATAACTTAATGGATTGAGCAGAGGTATGGCTTTTAATTTTCAGGTGTCTGCCTTTTCGTAGATGATGCCTCTTCCGTCTCTCCAAATACTATATATTGAACCAGTGAACTAAGCTCGTACGATCTCTCGACTTGGAGACGAGCTTGTTGGAGATAGGATTCTCGAAGGAACAACGTTGGAAGATTTTAGGAATTAGCAAATACTACAACCATGTACAAATGTCACTTTGTAGAATTTGTAGGTTTTAAACCATTTGGAGCGAGTGTAGAGAGACTTTTACCCAGCCTGCATAGGAATCAGTTTGAAACCATTAACTAATTTCTGCTTTTCCAATGATCAAATTCAAAtccagaatttttttaatttcatcaagGCAATTATAACATATTCACAGCTCATTTTCTGTTGATGCAAATAAAGGGCCAAGATGAAGAAGTAATCTGTTTCTGTGGTTTAGACCAAAAGTGACAATTCATGAAACCAGAATCACAAGTAAAGCCAAAGCATGATGTCCAATAATGCATGCTTTCCTTATCCAGATTTACTAAAGAAAAGGTCTAGACTCCCTGAAAAACTTAAGCTCTTACTCAAGCTCAGAGCAGTAAACATTACAAAGCGCATTCGTCGAATAAACTTATGCGTGGGGCCAGTTATCGGAAGCGTTGTTAGGATTTCACAGGCTCCGCTCTAGGCCTCCATAGTCCCAGTCTATACTTGTGGGTGTATTTCAGTATTAGCTTCCTCTGAAACATCAAAAAGCAGTGTCATTACAGTGGGCTGTGAAAGTGAGTAACGAATATAAAAATTAGCAATAAAGGTACACATATTAGCATTGAAACATATACTAATTTACCTTGGAAGAAGTTTAGCTctaaaataactaataaaacaaaTCATCAGAAGCTAGCAACCACCTCCACTGCAGTAAAAAATGATATCCTTCAGCAGTGGTTCGGTTTCTTTTCCTGAGAAACTCATGTGATTTCTTGCATTAGCTAGCCTATTCACAACTAATCAGTGGCATTCCC
This region of Ipomoea triloba cultivar NCNSP0323 chromosome 15, ASM357664v1 genomic DNA includes:
- the LOC116007495 gene encoding uncharacterized protein LOC116007495 isoform X2, with product MDSKRGDRDVDLESGGLVRESNESEIQEASGDHSGRLLHRSWSGGLLGEQIKNESVSHQEGLHSNGKATTADDISVKDNSEITEVQSTKLKDNKGNPRGKKSSKEKLKKPKPSKPPRPPKGPSLDPADIKLVKEISEMTVRKHKRMERLRSLKKIKDRSSSKTNIVAMGITILFFFIIIFHDTLPI
- the LOC116007495 gene encoding uncharacterized protein LOC116007495 isoform X1, which produces MDSKRGDRDVDLESGGLVRESNESEIQEASGDHSGRLLHRSWSGGLLGEQIKNESVSHQEGLHSNGKATTADDISVKDNSEITEVQSTKLKDNKGNPRGKKSSKEKLKKPKPSKPPRPPKGPSLDPADIKLVKEISEMTVRKHKRMERLRSLKKIKDRSSSKTNIVAMGITILFFFIIIFHGVCLFVDDASSVSPNTIY
- the LOC116007495 gene encoding uncharacterized protein LOC116007495 isoform X3, with product MDSKRGDRDVDLESGGLVRESNESEIQEASGDHSGRLLHRSWSGGLLGEQIKNESVSHQEGLHSNGKATTADDISVKDNSEITEVQSTKLKDNKGNPRGKKSSKEKLKKPKPSKPPRPPKGPSLDPADIKLVKEISEMTVRKHKRMERLRSLKKIKDRSSSKTNIVAMGITILFFFIIIFHVKNC